The genomic interval GAAGAATAGCAATGATTTCATATCATTCAGTAGAGGATAGGATCATAAAATATTTTTTTAAAACAGGAATTTTAAATCAAAGAAAAGGATATATCGTAAATAAGAAAAATATGATTCCATTCAAAATGATACATAAAAAAGTCATCAGACCAAACCATTTAGAAATTAAAAATAATCCAAGATCTAGAAGTGCTGGGTTAAGAATTGCTGAAAAATTATAAATTTTCTGTATGTAATTTTTTTAAAAAAATAAAAAAAATAAAAAAATGAAAAGAAATTTTTCTATCAAAGAAATTCTGAAAGGAAAATTTTTAGTTGAAGAAAATGCATCTCGTAGTTGGAGTTTTATTATATTTCTTACGTTTCTTTCTTTAATAAGTATTACTAGTTCTCATATCATGGACAGAAAAATAAAAAAGTTGACTCAGATGAGCGAAGAAATCAA from Blattabacterium cuenoti carries:
- a CDS encoding FtsL-like putative cell division protein codes for the protein MKRNFSIKEILKGKFLVEENASRSWSFIIFLTFLSLISITSSHIMDRKIKKLTQMSEEIKELKSIYADLHSQCMQMQLASVLNKLVKGLKHLEEPPYELILEEKQNRDFKTK